The region TGGTGGCAAGCAAGAAAATTCATCACTCAATATAAAAGTTAGAGATGATATTAGCAAAACCCCATCTCTTATCGCATCAGGAAAAGCCGTTAGATCATCTCAAAATGGCTTAAATGCTGTTTATACATATGAATTAGGTGCAGGCAATGGCGATGCCCTTAGAGATATAGTTAAAATTCAAGATGAAAACTTAGTTTTTGAATCTGCAGGCACTTTGCCTAGGTTAAGAACTACAATTGGCAGTTACGCTTCTGAGATATACAGCTTTGCAGGTGTTTTAGCAAATAAAGCAGAATCAGATTTTGAAAAAGAACAATTACTTGATAGCACAATTCAACAAAAATTAGGTGCAGTATCAGGGGTAAATTTAGACCAAGAAATCGCAAGCACTATTAGATATCAAACCGCTTATAGTGCATCTGCTAGGGTAGTTTCAATAATAAGAGAATTATTTCAATCTCTTGAAAGTGCGTTAACAACTTAAAAATTATAATTTATGCCAAGTACCATACAATTATATAATCAATCAATTTCGGATATTAAAAGATTGCAAAATGATTTATTTTCTAACCAAGCTAAAATTGGTGCAGATAGTATTGCTTCAACATATAAAGAGCTAGGCTCAAATATCAGCGTTATTGAGGGTTTCAAATCTTCCATTGAAAGAAGTGATAGATTTATAAGTAGTATTGATCAAGTTTTAAGAAGGCTTGATACAATGTATAGAGCCGTTGATGATATTGTGAACACTGCTATAAACTTCAGAAAATCTCTCGGATTAGAAGCAACTTCAACTAACTCATCAGTTTTTAATTTAACGCAAGAAGCAAACTCTACACTGGATAGAATAAGGGGTTCGCTTAATGAAAAAGATGGGGCTGCCTTTGTTTTCTCGGGTGCTAAATCAGATGTTGAGCCAGTAAATGACTTAAAGAATTCAACTAATATTCTAAACGGACAAAATACATCAAATTATTATAATGGTGATGATTTTATTTCCAAAGTTTCAGCTTCAGTAACTTTAGAAGTTGATTATGGCGTTACGGCTTCAAACCCAGCCTTCAAGAATTTAATCGCTTCTATTAATAGAGCAAAAGCAACTGAAGCCTCAGGTGAAGGTGCAAATTATGACCAAGCTGGAACTGAGTTAGAAAATGCTATAGATGAGTTAATCTCTTTAAGGGCAAGTATTGGCAATAACACTAAGGTTTTAGAACAAATGCAGGAGTTTCATACCAGAGCCAAAGCAACTTTTGAAATTAAATTTGATGAGAAAAACTCTCCAGATATAATTGAACTAACAACTAAAACTTCTCAATTAACTGCTACTTTGCAGGCTTCTTATTTGAATTTTTCAAAAATAAGCCAGCTCAATTTATCAAGTTTTTTATAGGTAAAACTCTAATTGCTTTTGTTAGATTAAAATTTTATAATCAAAATATAGGTTAAAATGTTGTCATTAATGGAAAATACTGAAAAACAAAATTCTTACAATGAACTAGGAACGGAAGGTATTATCTCAGTTCAGGGCAGGTTTGGCGAATATCAAATTGATACCTCTAAAGCTATTTATTTCCCCCGTGGCATACTTGGCTTTAAGCCAGATATACATTTTGCCTTAGTTAATTTCAACAAGCAAGGGCTTGAAAATTTCAAAGTTTTGCAATGCGTTGAAGATGCAAACCTCGCTTTGCCAGTTCTTCCTAGCCCACTAAAAAACAACATAATTGATTCAAAAGATATGCAGGAATGCATTAAATCCCTTGATTTATCAGAAGAAAATACCGCTGTTTTGTTTATTTCTAGCTCAACTAAAAAATCTGATGGCAATTATGATGTTTTTATCAACGCAAAAGCCCCGATAATAATTGATACACAAAATCAAGTTGCTGTGCAGTATGTTTTCACTAACGCAAAATATTCAATCAAGCATAAGATATAATTTTTCAAATATACTTTACACTTGCGTTTTGATATAATTAATTCTTATAAAATTAAGAATTATATTATTTAGAATGGATACCACACCGCAGGAACATAGCAAAACCGCATACGCTGGCGATAATCTTCTTAAAAAGATTGAATCTTACAACCCAGATTTTAACCGCAAATTTGTTAAAAAAGCTATTGATTTTGCGATTGAATATCACGGCTCTCAACTTCGTGCATCTGGCGACCCATATTATCATCACCCGATTGCAGTGGCGGAAATCGTCGCGGATTTACACCTAGATACTGGCTCAGTGGTAACAGCACTTTTGCACGATACTGTTGAAGATACTGATGCCACTTTAGATATTATAAAACAAGAATTTGGTTCAGAAATTGCACATCTTGTTGATGGCGTTACAAAGCTAGACAAAATTAATTTCAAAACTGAAAATGAAAAAAACGCTGAAAATTTTAGAAAATTATTAATCGCAATCTCAGAAGATATAAGGGTTCTGCTAGTAAAACTCGCAGATAGGTTGCATAATATGCGAACGCTAAATTTTATTGCAAAGCCTGAAAAACGCTTGAGAATTGCTAAAGAAACGATGGATATTTACGCCCAACTTGCTGAAAGAATAGGCGTTCATAAAATTAAAATGGAACTTCAAGATTTATCTTTTAGAGAGCTAAATTTTGATGCATACAATTCGGTAATAAGTAGGTTGCAATATCTTCGCTCACAAGATAAAAATATAATCCCCCGCACAATAGAAAGCCTTAAGGGTAATTTAGAAAAAAATGGCATTAAGGCTGAGGTTTCAGGGCGTGAAAAAATGCCCTACTCCATCTGGCAAAAAATGCAAAAAAAGAAATTCGGCTTTGAGCATATCACGGATATTATCGCTTTTAGAATCATCTGCAATTCTGTTGAAGAATGCTATAAAGCACTAGGCATAATTCACACAAATTACCGCGTTGTGCCTAGTTATTTTGATGATTATATTTCTACTCCAAAAGCAAATAATTATCAATCAATTCACACCGTTGTAATGGGTGATGATAACCAAAGAATTGAAGTTCAGATTAGAACTAAAGAAATGCATCAAGTGGCGGAATATGGTGTTGCTGCACATTGGAGCTATAAACAAAATGTTAATTACGGCGTTGATGGCACTCAATTTCGCTGGATTAGGCAATTATTAGAAATTCTTGAAAATGCCTCTGATCCTGATGAAATCTTGGAAAACACCAAGCTAGAAATGTATAATGAAGATGTTTTCTGCTTCACACCAAAGGGGGATTTATTCGTTCTGCCAAAAGGTGCAACCGCATTAGATTTCGCATTTGCTGTGCATTCTGGAGTTGGCAGAACTTGCGTTGGTGCAAAAGTAAATGGAAGGCTTGTGCCACTTAGAACAAAACTTAAAAATGGCGATCAGATTGAAATTTTACAATCAAAAGTTACTGCAATCCAGCAATCTTGGGAGGGCTTTGCAAAAACCGCAAAGGCCAAATCTGAAATAAGAAAATTCATTCGTAATAAAAAAATGGGCGAATATTCTGTGCTTGGAAAATCAATAGTGAATCAAATTTTCTTGCAGAATAATTCTGAACTTGATGAGCAAAAAATCCTGCCTCTTCTTGATAAATTTAGAAGAAAAACTCCGCAAGAATTATACTCTGCAATCGGTGAGGGTATGATTGCTAGAATTGAAATTATCAGAGAATTATTCCCTGATAATAACCAGCTTGCAAGCCGTCAAAAAGATGAAAGCGGAGCATTTGAAACTATTGATAATGAAATACCGCTTAAGGGTTTAACTTCGGGCGTTTCCGTTACTTATGCGAGCTGTTGTAACCCATTACCCGGTGAAAAGATTGTTGGTATTCAGCTACCAGTTGGCGGAATTGCAATCCATGCCGCTGATTGCACTGAGCTTGAGCAATATGTTGATCAACCTGACAGATGGATTGATTTGAAATGGGACGATGAATCAAATAGTGGAAAATATCTCTCTCGTGTAGATGTAACTTGCCTTAATAAACCTGGGGTTTTGGCAGAGCTTGCGAATTTATGTGCTAAAGCTGATGCAAATATTTATAATGTTCGCATCAAAGGCAAAGGCAGGGATTTCTGCAAAATCACTATGGATTTAGAAGTTAAAGATGTTCAGCACCTTAGAAAAGTTGAACAACAACTCAGAACCTCAGAATATACTTCATCAGTTAAAAGAAACAGAGACACTCAGAAGAAAACCTAGAAAGGTGATAAAATATCTGCAACTTGGTTGCCAATTCTTGGCTGTTGGATATCATCAATTACGCCTGCACCACCATATGAAATTCTAGCCTCTGCAATTTGCTGTAGAGAAACTTCATTATTAGGTGTAATATCTTCAGGCCTAATAACACCTTTAACGGTTAGTTGCCTTAATTCATAATTAATTCTGACTTCTTGACTGCCATAAATTGCAAAATTTCCATTCGGCAAAACTTTTGTAATTACAGCTGCAATAACTGTGTTTATATTCTCCGTTCTATTTATAATACCTTCACCCCTATTATTCAGAACGGTTTCTTGATCAAACAAATTAGCTGGATTGCCTTTTGAACCAGAAACAACCTTAGTTAAACCAGCTAGCTTACCTTGCAAGCCAAAAACTTCAGGAACTCTAACATTATCATTCTCAGTTCTTCTACGCTCTGTTCTGTTATTAACTTGGGCTCTATCTTGCACTGCAACTCTAACGGTTACTATGTCGCCAACTTTTCCTGCACGCTGATCTTTGAAGAAAGTTTTTGAGTTCCCGTCCCACAATGAATTTGAAGATGCTGGCTTAGTATATTTTGGCAATTCAGCCGGCCATTGAAATGTAGGGTTTTGAACCTTTTGCTCTGACATTGGTGGTTTTTTTCCTAGCCATTCAAGCCTATCAAGCTGAGAGGTTGAGCATGAACTTAACAATAGCGAAAGCAATAATATGTTAATTTTCTTTTTTTTCATTTTTATAAAATTCTAAAACCTAATTCGTTAACATTTTCCTAACTCCATTATCAGCAATAGATTGAGAATTAGAGTTAAAATTTGCGATAACAACATTTGGCTTATCAACCATCGCGGTAAATTCCTTACCACTTTCAATATTTTTTAACCTTATAATTTCCCCTTGCCTACCATCTGAAAGTGCCATTGCGGTAACTTTTACTTCCATATTTTTAATTTTGAAAATCGCTAAAACGGCTTTACCTTTTTTAATAATTATGGGGTTTTCAA is a window of Rickettsiales bacterium DNA encoding:
- the fliW gene encoding flagellar assembly protein FliW encodes the protein MLSLMENTEKQNSYNELGTEGIISVQGRFGEYQIDTSKAIYFPRGILGFKPDIHFALVNFNKQGLENFKVLQCVEDANLALPVLPSPLKNNIIDSKDMQECIKSLDLSEENTAVLFISSSTKKSDGNYDVFINAKAPIIIDTQNQVAVQYVFTNAKYSIKHKI
- a CDS encoding bifunctional (p)ppGpp synthetase/guanosine-3',5'-bis(diphosphate) 3'-pyrophosphohydrolase, which encodes MDTTPQEHSKTAYAGDNLLKKIESYNPDFNRKFVKKAIDFAIEYHGSQLRASGDPYYHHPIAVAEIVADLHLDTGSVVTALLHDTVEDTDATLDIIKQEFGSEIAHLVDGVTKLDKINFKTENEKNAENFRKLLIAISEDIRVLLVKLADRLHNMRTLNFIAKPEKRLRIAKETMDIYAQLAERIGVHKIKMELQDLSFRELNFDAYNSVISRLQYLRSQDKNIIPRTIESLKGNLEKNGIKAEVSGREKMPYSIWQKMQKKKFGFEHITDIIAFRIICNSVEECYKALGIIHTNYRVVPSYFDDYISTPKANNYQSIHTVVMGDDNQRIEVQIRTKEMHQVAEYGVAAHWSYKQNVNYGVDGTQFRWIRQLLEILENASDPDEILENTKLEMYNEDVFCFTPKGDLFVLPKGATALDFAFAVHSGVGRTCVGAKVNGRLVPLRTKLKNGDQIEILQSKVTAIQQSWEGFAKTAKAKSEIRKFIRNKKMGEYSVLGKSIVNQIFLQNNSELDEQKILPLLDKFRRKTPQELYSAIGEGMIARIEIIRELFPDNNQLASRQKDESGAFETIDNEIPLKGLTSGVSVTYASCCNPLPGEKIVGIQLPVGGIAIHAADCTELEQYVDQPDRWIDLKWDDESNSGKYLSRVDVTCLNKPGVLAELANLCAKADANIYNVRIKGKGRDFCKITMDLEVKDVQHLRKVEQQLRTSEYTSSVKRNRDTQKKT
- the flgH gene encoding flagellar basal body L-ring protein FlgH translates to MKKKKINILLLSLLLSSCSTSQLDRLEWLGKKPPMSEQKVQNPTFQWPAELPKYTKPASSNSLWDGNSKTFFKDQRAGKVGDIVTVRVAVQDRAQVNNRTERRRTENDNVRVPEVFGLQGKLAGLTKVVSGSKGNPANLFDQETVLNNRGEGIINRTENINTVIAAVITKVLPNGNFAIYGSQEVRINYELRQLTVKGVIRPEDITPNNEVSLQQIAEARISYGGAGVIDDIQQPRIGNQVADILSPF